The following proteins come from a genomic window of bacterium:
- a CDS encoding lamin tail domain-containing protein has product MRRSVAAAVLIALPAVALSTVRLNEVMYDPAGADGGREFVELHNGGAEPVCLDDLRLQFANGAVGDVWQGRWTGSPGDTLAPGGFFLVVDQGWEGAAPDTVASLGLQNGPDAVRLSLDGTVLDLLGYGALASAALYEGLPHPGAAGGGSLARRPDGHDTDRNDLDWSVLAEPTPGAPNYPAFGLEITTFCAEPASMTGPGGVVDLALDFVASGLSALPAGEVFLVDGAGAELASARCERLPPEAAGRVFFVWRPTLEGKTELFLDWPLAEPDGGRLVVAAGRYMSGLPPLVLTEVMAAPPSDGCEWIEVLAAGVAPVELGNFFLRDTDGEPRSLPPRLLTPGERVVLVQSSDAFAAWWENSQGNGVDWPCPPVSPQHFALELPGAWPTLNNTPPADRDYADRVHLMDAEGTVLDHVTFGWAGAEVPAGRSLERSGLVPAGHDLTLWRVCTATVGATPGCKNALEASVPIDQPLIVAGNAGDDSILFIFQLYARESAWRLEIYDLTGHRIRDLGGDALGAGPRRVTWDGLDEQGRGLSPEANIALLTITGGDGARLRRHKALVFAGVGYGP; this is encoded by the coding sequence TTGCGACGGTCGGTCGCGGCGGCAGTCCTGATCGCGCTGCCGGCAGTCGCGCTGTCCACGGTCCGGCTCAACGAAGTTATGTACGATCCGGCCGGAGCAGACGGCGGCCGGGAGTTCGTGGAGCTGCACAACGGCGGTGCGGAACCGGTCTGTCTGGACGACCTGCGGCTGCAGTTCGCCAACGGCGCCGTGGGCGACGTCTGGCAGGGGCGCTGGACGGGCAGCCCGGGGGACACCCTGGCGCCCGGAGGCTTTTTCCTGGTGGTCGATCAGGGCTGGGAAGGTGCGGCCCCGGACACCGTGGCCTCGCTGGGGCTGCAGAACGGTCCCGATGCGGTCCGTCTCAGCCTGGACGGTACCGTGCTCGACCTGCTGGGCTACGGGGCGCTCGCTTCGGCTGCGCTCTACGAGGGCTTGCCGCATCCCGGCGCGGCCGGCGGCGGGTCCCTGGCCAGACGGCCGGACGGTCACGACACCGACCGCAACGACCTCGACTGGAGCGTCCTGGCGGAGCCCACGCCCGGGGCGCCGAACTATCCGGCCTTCGGGCTCGAGATCACCACCTTCTGTGCCGAACCGGCGAGCATGACCGGGCCGGGCGGCGTGGTCGACCTCGCCCTCGACTTCGTGGCCAGCGGACTCTCCGCCCTGCCGGCCGGCGAGGTGTTCCTGGTCGATGGCGCCGGCGCCGAGCTGGCCTCGGCCCGGTGCGAACGCCTGCCGCCCGAAGCCGCGGGGAGGGTGTTTTTCGTCTGGCGTCCCACGCTCGAGGGGAAGACCGAGCTCTTCCTGGACTGGCCCCTTGCAGAACCCGACGGGGGCCGCCTGGTGGTGGCGGCAGGCCGCTACATGTCCGGCTTGCCGCCGCTGGTGCTGACGGAGGTGATGGCGGCGCCGCCGAGCGATGGCTGCGAGTGGATCGAGGTCCTGGCCGCCGGTGTCGCACCTGTCGAGCTCGGGAACTTCTTTTTGCGCGACACCGACGGCGAGCCTCGCTCCCTGCCGCCGCGTCTGTTGACGCCCGGCGAGCGGGTCGTGCTCGTGCAGTCGTCGGATGCCTTCGCAGCCTGGTGGGAGAATTCCCAGGGCAACGGTGTCGACTGGCCGTGCCCTCCGGTCTCTCCCCAGCACTTCGCGCTGGAACTCCCCGGCGCCTGGCCCACCCTGAACAACACGCCGCCCGCGGATCGCGATTACGCCGATCGGGTTCACCTGATGGACGCCGAGGGGACGGTCCTCGATCATGTGACCTTCGGTTGGGCCGGCGCGGAGGTACCAGCGGGCCGCAGCCTCGAGAGAAGCGGTCTGGTGCCAGCAGGACACGATCTGACGCTGTGGCGTGTGTGCACTGCGACGGTGGGTGCTACCCCCGGCTGCAAGAATGCCCTGGAAGCGTCCGTACCCATCGACCAACCGCTCATCGTGGCGGGCAATGCAGGGGATGACAGTATCCTGTTCATCTTCCAGCTGTACGCCAGGGAAAGCGCCTGGCGCCTTGAAATATATGATCTTACAGGACATCGTATTCGTGATCTGGGCGGGGATGCCCTCGGGGCGGGACCGCGACGGGTCACCTGGGACGGGCTCGATGAACAGGGACGGGGGCTGTCGCCCGAAGCCAACATCGCCCTGCTCACGATCACCGGCGGCGACGGGGCGCGGCTCCGTCGCCACAAGGCGTTGGTTTTCGCCGGGGTCGGGTACGGGCCATGA